A section of the Venturia canescens isolate UGA chromosome 11, ASM1945775v1, whole genome shotgun sequence genome encodes:
- the Piezo gene encoding piezo-type mechanosensitive ion channel component isoform X7 produces MGSYWLNVAVLRVIIPVTFAACTIWRPTGLSLIYLGLMLYSPMVPIATAETMKGHTGNYLKACVTLSFLTSLTQLMFHIVLLSLPPYGYFLEACTFLEMIFRHLGLVRLDGATVWEIVFWLLPEIIAFPTTIAMYLLCKRTTWEPHKEDDESSTVQPAKKIHDDANAKVTNFLGTIGTYVVLGSLCCVSSLTPSVEGAFYFIIFIGASSWWACHRELRKGFAFVCRFVMAVVVVHILVLMTYQNQWSQEFVPVNSTWARYFALDPYYTSNCSDPRYIDYVDSSSEWTSYSHALGLFWLYYVLALQSRFLFRKPLMRFGSGRTGLLQDSTGSVIVQDAHNDDSIQLQSLSEGESDWVSPHRAPDEGPGIVEQVIMAVYSIFQLIVNSSYLATNIIMMTWSIMYHSWTTFILLMWALVLWMVPNKRSSMMKCSPFIVFYATLLLLVGYIYSMNLTEEELPTVFHDIKVAEIGFRKPFGSDPAPSWHQIVKCAFTTMFWITMRQYMAERQSQKRSSAMRDMVAPLHVSVSTATTAMNKETPEIKSQFMKDVGRVVKKLLIKFWIAIVAIMLFTSGITGERMTVFRIIYMSLFLVFVITFQFSWTAWRKMMYGFWITVIAYSVAMLILVYTYQFSNFPGYWTRLGIDEALQMDIGLESYKTKELFVRLLTPTFFVIVTVLQIHYFHEDFLEITNIERTGVDLVSRRGSLGYSSTVPIVSTSSEEAIPADGEKKTVIYTLKQLKHMSKMERMALMRKTIENVKNFYDWIWLILEIHMQKIIFISFILLCIKDVCAINLFFVIAVVVAINFQRSVQITSINAMAGIIAILMVAKMLYQIEYIVHENWDVNCSRTDANGTESVTTYNVAKWIGMDKARTGELPYLLRGYIGMVTVTTIRAIIVIRQCFHRHEKGEPLETPLVMFPKITRADADKGIPECLKFLFNYGFYKFGLEFCLMGIVALIGTRLDFYSVLYGIWLLVLFSMKRTTTARVWPFFRIFAIVVLPLQYAFVVAPPTWLCINYPWSILDDSGLDTLRRLQDWMYFPDPEYPPSPEKLICDFILLMMIVRQSLVFRIEARSRATGEEFIAGHNFSVSQEMEKPNFVNPVKDYVSLAQCWLDVFKRGSMMSFMWITLSIMFLAGTNRTNIFSLGYLIGAFIFLWQGSDFYLRPIKTILKWWNFLIGYNVVVIFSKAILQGVGCVLLKQMETSVCWLVQLLGIACLKKFHTSGTIFDGKDNYCEVPREDIGMVWDGLCFACLLVQKRLFKSYYFFHIVDETKAMSILASRGAELLQDLHRKRIEYQENVEKAVLQKLKFKMDKIKADQQRIQGPSYREPATHKIDTLYPRDRPLYKHRVPKTNREAVRSGDYYMFDDLDDDDVTDHLVPDLDDKREEDERLRQQQAKGRRMTVAELMTTVLKTDIEIATHVAMYGGTQKDALRLRRQSVPLTRKKSSMSYLSARSETDTAAATDIRDAASLDSAEVEDVEQELKTEDLAKTPADSVQGDELTEDPTRASGVDKDRGKDQDEEDDEEPEGDPDKQKSVSLLTYLKFVLVILNSTMVSMTKYLNRFSRDYRYIRKVLTKEKRILKAKPDFRMGTRLGINQIWQPIPVMKQRFSSLNACSDRSDSEESTDESSGNGQRPGPSSKSTRRKESSLTVPHIRILAPSLERGLDVSSSSSIFGQAQAEPEPEDEGDTLEELSEDDQPPIVQLAASIWFGILAHSTFMCYFMVFLHHVKNASVISIPLPLMVFCWGSLTIPRPSKTFWVTLIAYTEVIVIVKCIFQFEIILWNQMASPNHPLFPPRILGIEKKPNYALWDLWLLLMIFFHRFMLKSLGQWTAPVKPRKIIPTNLTMRTRNEDGQGGGEPARFHWQNEETNNTTETEGTSTKRESSNEGEEIEAPKNEEITDSNERLVVVKTTETSPCDKDLKTAVNMIALKYWEPMKIFFDNILSPEGKEKTNVYAYMFLCDFFNFILLIFGFSAFGTQQGDGGVTAYLAENRVPMPFLLMLLLQFALIVIDRALFLRKSIMGKLVFQYLLVFGVHICMFFILPSVTERRFNEKLPPQIWYMVKCFYLLLAAYQLRLGYPTRILGNFLCKNYSIINMYLFKGFMVVPFLFELRAVMDWIWTDTSMTIMDWFKMEDIFASIYQIRCTRGVETDFPQPRGVKKTQVSKYMVGGGALFLMIALIWFPLLLFALGGTVGDSNPPTEVSMKIRIGPYEPIYAMSAQTSSIVQYSEADFRSFKDIYARDKAAVTFLENYVNTDVTAITLSGSSRKLWAISPPDRERLRMELESNSTVIVHVEWTVARKTDVKDFNGVSTEERDIPLKAWENGQFNPVRKSLADLLLASTDSNSPNGTIVMRNAFPKFLKVTSRTVEPVRQLMNLYGPDRLDDSDTDHLYRNISLHLSTNADCCAHQQWWVVKENCDDVYEKKLLSKVPLNDCRYIMMFLFNDKAFPEGLSFISGFGILGLYTTGVIVMSQLIRRSVSEMAPKIMFDDLPYVDRILRLCLDIYLVRESGELSLEEDLFAKLIFLYRSPETLIRWTRPPEPGSSGNPEEDEDDDEDVVVRQGEQRNA; encoded by the exons ATGGGCTCGTACTGGCTCAACGTTGCCGTTCTCAGGGTCATCATCCCAGTGACCTTCGCAGCTT GTACAATATGGCGGCCGACAGGATTGTCGCTGATTTACCTCGGATTGATGCTCTACTCGCCGATGGTCCCGATCGCGACAGCAGAAACGATGAAGGGCCACACCGGAAATTACTTGAAGGCTTGCGTAACTCTGAGCTTCCTAACGAGCCTGACCCAGCTCATGTTTCACATTGTACTTTTGTCCCTGCCACCGTACGGATACTTTCTCGAGGCTTGCACATTCCTTGAGATGATATTCAGGCACCTCGGCCTGGTCAGGTTGGACGGTGCGACCGTCTGGGAAATCGTGTTCTGGCTACTCCCCGAAATCATTGCTTTTCCAACCACTATTGCGATGTACCTTTTGTGCAAACGGACGACCTGGGAACCGCACAAAGAAGACGACGAAAGCTCCACCGTCCAGCCAgccaaaaaaattcacgacGATGCCAATGCGAag GTAACAAATTTTCTCGGGACTATCGGGACGTACGTCGTGCTGGGATCCCTGTGCTGCGTTTCTTCGTTGACGCCCTCGGTCGAGGGGGCTTTTTACTTCATAATATTCATCGGTGCCTCGAGCTGGTGGGCCTGTCACCGAGAGCTGCGAAAAGGCTTCGCGTTCGTCTGTCGCTTCGTGATGGCAGTCGTCGTTGTACATATTCTCGTTCTCATGACTTACCAGAATCAATGGTCCCAAGAGTTCGTACCGGTGAACAGCACTTGGGCTCGATATTTCGCCCTCGATCCGTACTACACGAGCAACTGCTCGGATCCTCGCTACATCGATTACGTCGATTCTTCCTCCGAGTGGACCAGCTACAGCCACGCTCTCGGACTCTTTTGGCTTTATTACGTTTTGGCACTGCAGTCGCGATTCTTGTTCAGAAAACCG CTGATGCGCTTTGGCTCCGGACGCACCGGTCTGCTCCAAGACTCAACAGGCAGCGTCATCGTCCAGGATGCCCACAACGATGACAGCATCCAGCTACAGTCCCTCAGCGAAGGTGAATCCGACTGGGTCTCGCCTCATC GAGCTCCGGACGAGGGTCCCGGGATAGTGGAGCAAGTGATAATGGCAGTTTACTCGATATTTCAGTTGATCGTAAATTCTTCCTATTTAGCAACGAACATAATAATGATG ACTTGGAGTATCATGTACCACAGTTGGACGACGTTTATACTGCTGATGTGGGCATTGGTGCTGTGGATGGTACCGAACAAGAGAAGTTCGATGATGAAGTGTTCGCCGTTCATAGTTTTTTACGCGACGCTACTGCTGCTCGTTGGTTACATTTACAGTATGAATTTGACGGAGGAGGAATTGCCGACGGTGTTCCACGACATCAAGGTCGCCGAGATCGGTTTCCGCAAGCCCTTCGGCTCGGATCCAGCTCCGAGTTGGCATCAAATCGTCAAA TGCGCCTTCACCACGATGTTCTGGATCACCATGAGACAATACATGGCCGAGAGACAGTCCCAGAAAAGGTCCTCGGCCATGAGAGACATGGTCGCCCCCCTCCACGTCTCCGTTTCCACCGCCACCACCGCCATGAACAAAGAAACTCCCGAAATAAAAAGCCAATTCATGAAGGATGTCGGACGCGTCGTGAAAAAACTGCTCATCAAATTCTGGATCGCGATCGTTGCCATCATGCTCTTCACCAGCGGCATCACCGGAGAACGCATGACCGTTTTCCGGATCATTTACATGTCGctcttcctcgtcttcgtcatcactTTTCAG TTCTCCTGGACTGCTTGGAGGAAAATGATGTACGGTTTCTGGATCACGGTTATCGCGTACTCAGTCGCCATGTTGATCCTCGTTTACACATACCAGTTCAGTAATTTTCCTGGCTACTGGACCCGTCTCGGCATCGATGAAGCACT GCAAATGGACATTGGACTTGAATCGTACAAAACGAAGGAGCTTTTCGTGCGCCTTCTCACTCCGACGTTTTTCGTGATCGTTACAGTCCTGCAAATCCATTATTTCCACGAAGATTTCCTCGAAATCACGAATATCGAGAGAACCGG aGTCGACCTGGTCTCGAGGCGCGGAAGTTTGGGCTACTCGAGCACCGTGCCCATCGTTTCGACCAGCTCCGAGGAGGCGATTCCCGCGGATGGTGAAAAGAAAACTGTTATTTATACCCTGAAACAGTTGAAGC ATATGTCGAAAATGGAGCGAATGGCACTGATGAGGAAGACGATCGAGAACGTGAAGAACTTTTACGACTGGATTTGGCTGATTCTTGAGATTCACAtgcagaaaataattttcatttctttcatccTGCTGTGCATCAAAGAC GTCTGCGCCATAAATTTATTCTTCGTCATCGCGGTCGTGGTTGCGATAAATTTCCAGCGGAGCGTGCAAATAACTTCGATAAACGCGATGGCTGGAATTATTGCGATTCTGATGGTAGCCAAAATGCTCTATCAGATCGAGTACATCGTTCACGAGAACTGGGACGTCAACTGCTCG AGAACGGACGCTAACGGGACGGAGAGTGTGACGACTTACAACGTCGCCAAATGGATCGGCATGGACAAAGCGAGAACTGGAGAATTGCCGTACTTGTTAAGGGGCTACATCGGGATGGTGACCGTGACGACGATCCGCGCGATCATCGTAATTCGACAGTGTTTCCATCGCCACGAGAAAGGCGAACCCCTGGAAACGCCCCTGGTCATGTTCCCGAAAATCACGAGAGCCGACGCCGACAAAGGCATTCCCGAGTGTCTCAAATTTCTCTTCAATTATGGCTTTTATAAATTCGGATTGGAATTCTGCCTGATGGGAATCGTCGCCCTCATCGGCACCAGACTCGACTTTTATTCCGTCCTCTACGGTATTTGGCTACTCGTACTTTTCTCCATGAAGAGAACCACGACCGCGAGGGTCTGGCCGTTCTTTCGCATCTTCGCCATCGTCGTTCTCCCACTCCAGTACGCTTTTGTCGTCGCGCCCCCGACCTGGCTCTGCATCA ATTATCCGTGGAGCATTCTGGACGATTCGGGATTGGACACACTTCGAAGATTGCAGGATTGGATGTACTTTCCGGACCCCGAGTATCCTCCGAGCCCGGAGAAGCTCATCTGCGATTTCATTCTTCTCATGATGATCGTTCGTCAGAGTTTGGTGTTCCGGATCGAGGCCCGGAGTCGAGCGACCGGTGAAGAGTTTATCGCCGGTCACAATTTTTCCGTTTCTCAAGAAATGGAGAAGCCGAACTTCGTGAACCCGGTGAAGGATTACGTCTCGCTCGCCCAATGCTGGCTCGACGTTTTCAAAAGAGGCTCCATGATGAGTTTCATGTGGATCACCCTCTCGATCATGTTCCTGGCTGGGACCAACAGAACCAACATATTTTCCCTCGGCTACTTGATCGGGGCTTTCATATTCCTTTGGCAAGGAAGCGACTTTTATCTCAGACCGATAAAAACCATTCTCAAGTGGTGGAATTTCCTCATCGGCTACAACGTCGTCGTCATTTTCTCTAAAGCTATCCTCCAGGGCGTTGGTTGCGTTTTGCTCAAGCAG ATGGAAACTTCGGTTTGCTGGTTGGTCCAGCTGCTGGGGATAGCGtgtttgaaaaagttccataCCTCCGGAACGATTTTCGACGGGAAAGACAATTACTGCGAAGTCCCGCGAGAGGACATCGGGATGGTTTGGGACGGTCTTTGCTTCGCGTGTCTCTTGGTCCAGAAGCGTCTCTTCAAGAGTTACTATTTTTTCCACATAGTGGACGAAACGAAGGCGATGAGTATATTGGCGTCGCGAGGAGCGGAGCTGCTCCAAGATCTGCACCGGAAGCGGATCGAGTATCAGGAGAACGTGGAAAAAGCGGTTTTGCAAAAGCTCAAGTTCAAGATGGACAAAATCAAGGCCGATCAGCAGAGGATTCAAGGGCCGAGTTACAGGGAGCCGGCGACCCACAAAATCG aTACGCTCTATCCGAGAGATCGACCTCTGTACAAACATCGTGTGCCAAAGACCAACAGAGAGg CTGTGAGATCCGGCGACTATTACATGTTCGACGAtctcgacgacgatgacgtcaCCGATCATCTCGTGCCTGACCTGGACGACAAACGCGAGGAAGACGAACGGCTTCGTCAGCAACAAGCGAAAGGACGGAGAATGACCGTGGCCGAA CTGATGACAACAGTGTTAAAGACTGACATAGAGATAGCGACCCACGTCGCGATGTACGGAGGAACGCAAAAGGACGCTCTTCGGCTTCGACGTCAGAGCGTGCCGCTGACCCGCAAGAAATCATCCATGTCCTACCTGAGCGCACGTTCCGAAACCGACACTGCCGCGGCCACCGAT ATCCGAGACGCTGCCAGCCTCGACTCCGCCGAGGTCGAGGACGTCGAGCAAGAGCTGAAGACTGAAGACCTTGCCAAGACCCCCGCTGACTCGGTCCAAGGAGACGAACTCACCGAAGATCCAACCAGAGCTTCGGGCGTCGACAAAGATCGAGGAAAGGACCAAGACGAAGAGGACGACGAGGAGCCCGAAGGAGACCCGGACAAACAGAAATCAGTCTCTCTTCTAACGTACCTGAAATTCGTTCTCGTCATCCTCAATAGCACCATGGTCTCCATGACCAAATACCTTAATAGATTCTCTAGAGACTACAGATATATACGTAAAGTTCTtaccaaagaaaaaagaattctcaag GCCAAACCAGATTTCCGGATGGGAACGCGATTGGGAATAAATCAAATATGGCAGCCGATACCGGTGATGAAGCAGAG ATTCAGTAGTTTAAATGCTTGCTCTGATAGATCTGACAGCGAGGAAAGCACGGACGAGAGCTCCGGGAATGGCCAACGGCCTGGTCCATCGTCAAAAAGTACCAGGAG GAAGGAGAGCTCGCTGACAGTGCCACACATCCGAATACTGGCGCCGAGTTTGGAGCGAGGATTGGACGTGTCCTCCTCCAG CTCGATATTTGGGCAAGCACAAGCTGAGCCCGAACCCGAGGACGAGGGCGATACCTTGGAAGAGCTTTCCGAAGACGACCAACCGCCCATCGTCCAGCTCGCAGCTTCCATTTGGTTCGGGATCCTCGCACATTCTACTTTCATGTGCTACTTCATGGTTTTTCTTCATCACGTGAAAAACGCCTCGGTCATTTCCATCCCGCTGCCCCTGATGGTCTTCTGCTGGGGCTCTCTCACCATCCCCAGGCCCTCGAAAACTTTCTGGGTCACCCTCATCGCTTACACCGAA gtcatcgtcatcgtcaaaTGCATCTTCCAATTCGAAATCATCCTCTGGAACCAAATGGCCTCGCCGAACCACCCTCTTTTCCCTCCGAGAATTCTGGGCATTGAGAAAAAACCGAATTACGCGCTCTGGGACCTCTGGCTACTTCTCATGATTTTCTTCCACCG GTTCATGTTGAAGTCTCTGGGCCAGTGGACAGCACCGGTCAAACCGAGGAAAATCATACCGACGAATCTGACGATGAGGACGAGGAACGAGGATGGGCAAGGAGGCGGCGAGCCGGCCCGTTTCCACTGGCAAAATGAGGAAACGAA CAATACAACGGAAACCGAGGGAACGAGCACGAAGCGTGAGAGCTCGAACGAGGGGGAGGAAATCGAGGCGCCGAAGAACGAGGAAATCACGGACTCGAACGAGAGGCTCGTCGTCGTCAAGACCACGGAAACGAGCCCTTGCGACAAAGACTTGAAAACAGCTGTCAACATGAT AGCCTTGAAGTATTGGGAAcccatgaaaatatttttcgacaaCATCCTCAGCCCGGAaggcaaagaaaaaacgaacgttTACGCCTACATGTTTCTGTGCgactttttcaactttattcTTTTGATTTTTGGCTTCTCGGCTTTCGGA ACTCAGCAAGGGGACGGTGGAGTGACAGCATACTTGGCTGAAAATCGGGTGCCGATGCCCTTTTTGTTGATGCTGTTGCTGCAGTTCGCCCTGATAGTGATCGATCGCGcattatttttgcggaaaTCGATAATGGGGAAGCTCGTTTTTCAGTATCTTCTAGTTTTCGGAGTTCACATTTGCATGTTCTTCATTTTGCCCAGCGTCACAGAAAG GCGATTCAACGAGAAACTGCCCCCCCAGATCTGGTACATGGTCAAATGCTTCTACCTCCTCCTCGCCGCTTATCAACTCCGTCTCGGATATCCTACCCGgatattgggaaatttcttgTGCAAGAATTACAGCATCATAAATATGTACCTCTTCAAGGG TTTCATGGTCGTCCCGTTCCTCTTCGAACTTCGAGCCGTCATGGATTGGATCTGGACCGACACTTCGATGACGATAATGGACTGGTTCAAAATGGAGGACATTTTTGCGAGCATCTACCAAATAAGG TGCACTCGAGGCGTCGAAACCGATTTCCCTCAGCCTCGGGGAGTGAAGAAAACTCAAGTCAGCAAATACATGGTCGGAGGAGGCGCACTCTTCCTCATGATCGCTCTGATCTGGTTCCCCCTTCTGCTGTTCGCCCTCGGGGGCACCGTCGGCGACTCCAATCCACCGACCGAAGTTTCCATGAAAATAAGAATCGGCCCTTACGAACCGATCTACGCCATGTCCGCACAGACCAGCTCCATCGTTCAATACTCCGAGGCCGATTTCCGATCCTTCAAAGACATTTATGCTCGGGATAAGGCCGCTGTGACCTTCTTGGAAAATTATGTTAACACCGACGTCACCGCCATCACTCTCAGCGGCTCCTCGAGAAAACTTTGGGCCATTTCGCCTCCGGACAGAGAAAG ATTGAGAATGGAATTGGAGTCGAACAGCACGGTGATTGTGCACGTGGAATGGACCGTGGCGAGAAAAACGGACGTGAAGGATTTCAACGGAGTGAGCACGGAAGAGAGAGACATTCCGTTGAAGGCCTGGGAGAACGGTCAGTTCAATCCGGTGCGAAAGAGTCTCGCCGATTTACTGTTGGCGAGCACCGACTCGAACTCGCCGAACGGCACGATCGTAATGAGAAACGCTTTTCCCAAGTTCCTCAAAGTAACGAGTCGCACGGTCGAGCCGGTTCGTCAGTTGATGAATTTGT ACGGTCCAGATCGCCTCGATGACTCGGACACGGACCATTTGTACAGAAACATCAGCCTCCATCTGTCGACCAACGCCGACTGTTGCGCTCACCAGCAGTGGTGGGTCGTGAAGGAAAACTGCGACGATGTTTACGAGAAAAAACTGTTGAGCAAAGTGCCTCTCAACGACTGCAGATACATCATGATGTTCTTGTTCAACGACAAAGCTTTCCCAGAAGGTCTCAGCTTCATCAGTGGCTTTGG GATTCTGGGTCTCTACACAACGGGGGTGATCGTGATGAGCCAGTTGATAAGGCGGAGCGTGAGTGAGATGGCGCCGAAGATAATGTTCGACGACTTGCCCTACGTCGACCGAATTCTGCGTCTCTGCCTCGACATTTATTTGGTTCGTGAGAGCGGAGAGCTGAGTTTGGAGGAGGATCTTTTCGCGAAGCTCATATTCCTCTACAGATCACCGGAAACGCTGATAAGATGGACGCGTCCGCCGGAGCCAGGCTCCAGTGGAAATCCGgaggaggacgaggacgacgacgaagacgtcGTGGTTCGCCAGGGCGAGCAGAGAAACGCCTGA